From a region of the Panicum virgatum strain AP13 chromosome 2K, P.virgatum_v5, whole genome shotgun sequence genome:
- the LOC120684887 gene encoding bifunctional UDP-glucose 4-epimerase and UDP-xylose 4-epimerase 1-like, which translates to MAIGAEAGNGGGGGSAAGARARSVLVTGGAGFIGTHTALRLLERGYGVTVVDNFHNSVPEALDRVRLIAGPALSARLDFVLGDLRSIDDLEKVFAVKRYDAVIHFAGLKAVGESVAHPELYYDNNLVGTINLYKTMKKHGCMKMVFSSSATVYGWPEEIPCVEDAKLQAANPYGRTKLILEDMARDYHRADPEWSIVLLRYFNPIGAHSSGEIGEDPKGIPNNLLPYIQQVAVGRLSELNVYGHDYPTRDGTAIRDYIHVVDLADGHIAALNKLFDTPDIGCVAYNLGTGRGTSVLEMVAAFKKASGKEIPTKFCPRRPGDATEVYASTEKAERELGWRAQYGIDEMCRDQWNWAKKNPYGYCGSAEKK; encoded by the exons ATGGCGATCGGGGCGGAggccggcaacggcggcggaggagggagcgCGGCGGGGGCCCGGGCGAGGAGCGTGCTGGtgacgggcggcgcggggttCATCGGCACGCACACGGCGCTGCGTCTCCTGGAGCGCGGCTACGGCGTCACCGTCGTCGACAACTTCCACAACTCCGTCCCCGAGGCGCTCGACCGCGTCCGCCTCATCGCCGGCCCCGCGCTCTCCGCCCGCCTCGACTTCGTCCTC GGGGATCTGAGGAGCATCGACGACCTGGAGAAGGTGTTCGCGGTCAAGAG GTACGACGCCGTCATCCACTTCGCCGGGCTGAAGGCCGTGGGGGAGAGCGTCGCGCACCCGGAGCTGTACTACGACAACAACCTCGTCGGCACCATCAACCTCTACAAGACCATGAAGAAGCACGGCTGCATGAAG ATGGTGTTCTCGTCGTCGGCGACCGTGTACGGCTGGCCGGAGGAGATCCCGTGCGTCGAGGACGCCAAGCTGCAGGCCGCGAACCCCTACGGCAGGACCAAG CTTATCCTGGAGGATATGGCGCGGGACTACCACCGCGCGGACCCGGAGTGGAGCATCGTCCTGCTGCGCTACTTCAACCCCATCGGCGCGCACAGCTCCGGCGAGATCGGCGAGGACCCCAAGGGGATCCCGAACAACCTGCTGCCCTACATCCAGCAGGTCGCCGTCGGCAGGCTGTCCGAGCTCAACGTCTACGGCCACGATTACCCCACCCGGGACGGCACCGCG ATCAGGGACTACATACATGTCGTCGACCTGGCCGACGGGCACATCGCTGCGCTGAACAAGCTCTTCGACACTCCTGACATCG GTTGTGTGGCCTACAATCTGGGCACGGGGCGCGGGACATCCGTTCTCGAGATGGTGGCGGCGTTCAAGAAGGCATCCGGCAAG GAGATTCCCACCAAGTTCTGCCCCAGGAGGCCGGGTGACGCGACGGAGGTTTACGCGTCCACTGAGAAGGCTGAAAGGGAGCTTGGATGGAG AGCTCAGTACGGGATCGACGAGATGTGCAGGGACCAGTGGAACTGGGCCAAGAAGAACCCGTATGGCTACTGCGGCAGTGCCGAAAAGAAGTAG
- the LOC120684898 gene encoding protein LEAD-SENSITIVE 1-like — protein MGLLSNRVERSDIRPGDHIYTWRAVYAYSHHGIYVGGSKVVHFTRKKEIESSDSSDSASSLISEVPSECQTFPDCGFQLPNSGVVLTCLDCFLRNGSLYCFEYGVPSAVFLAKLRGGTCTIAESDPPEVVVHRAMYLLQNGFGHYDMFEKNCEDFALYCKTGLLSVEEPGIGTSGQASSAIGVPLAALLSTPFKLLAAGPLGMATVTAGMYCAGRYITDIGVRKDVAKVEVEKLTSHPGFRLVEDEESVNKRSEKPKTLLPMKRKRER, from the exons atgGGGCTGCTGTCGAACCGGGTGGAGCGGTCGGACATCCGCCCCGGCGACCACATCTACACCTGGCGAGCCGTCTACGCCTACTCCCACCACG GAATTTATGTTGGAGGAAGCAAAGTGGTCCATTTTACACGAAAGAAAGAAATTGAAAGTTCAGATTCGTCAGACTCTGCCTCCAGCCTGATCTCAGAAGTTCCATCAGAGTGCCAAACATTCCCTGATTGTGGATTTCAGCTGCCCAATAGTGGAGTCGTCCTCACTTGCTTGGACTGTTTCCTCCGCAATGGCTCCCTCTACTGCTTCGAGTATGGAGTGCCATCTGCAGTTTTCCTCGCAAAACTTCGTGGAGGAACCTGCACCATTGCCGAATCAGACCCACCAGAGGTTGTTGTCCATCGAGCAATGTACTTGCTTCAAAATGGGTTTGGACACTATGACATGTTTGAGAAGAACTGCGAGGACTTTGCACTCTACTGCAAGACTGGGCTTCTATCAGTTGAGGAACCTGGCATCGGGACTAGCGGGCAAGCTTCTTCTGCCATTGGTGTGCCATTGGCAGCTCTTCTGTCCACTCCGTTTAAGCTTTTGGCAGCCGGCCCGCTTGGAATGGCCACTGTCACAGCTGGGATGTACTGTGCTGGCAGATACATTACTGACATAGGAGTAAGGAAGGACGTAGCAAAAGTTGAAGTGGAGAAATTGACGTCACACCCTGGTTTCCGCCTTGTTGAAGATGAAGAATCGGTGAACAAGCGATCAGAAAAACCCAAGACCTTGCTCCCTATGAAGAGGAAACGTGAAAGGTGA
- the LOC120684905 gene encoding receptor kinase-like protein Xa21, which produces MPMRRLLMLLVVVSMSTLILSATEVDDQTALLAFKAAAISTNDDPLVSWNSTGAGVFCSWEGVTCGARHRRVVALRLPSHGLTGILSPAIGNLSFLRTLDLSNNGFRGDIPGNLGRLRRLQYLDLSSNAFSEANLLGKGSFGEV; this is translated from the exons ATGCCAATGCGACGGCTGctgatgctgctggtggtggtctcTATGTCCACCTTGATACTCTCAGCCACAGAAGTCGACGACCAGACTGCTCTTCTCGCCTTCAAGGCCGCGGCGATCAGCACCAACGACGACCCGCTTGTGTCGTGGAACAGTACCGGCGCCGGTGTGTTCTGCAGCTGGGAGGGGGTGACATGCGGGGCCAGGCACCGGCGAGTGGTGGCACTGCGTCTGCCCTCCCACGGGCTCACCGGTATCCTCTCACCGGCTATCGGCAACCTGTCATTCCTCAGGACACTTGACTTGAGCAACAACGGGTTTCGCGGCGACATTCCTGGCAACCTCGGTCGCTTGCGCCGCCTCCAATACCTTGACCTGAGCAGTAACGCCTTCTCAG AAGCCAATTTGCTCGGAAAAGGAAGCTTTGGGGAAGTCTAA
- the LOC120684912 gene encoding mediator of RNA polymerase II transcription subunit 15-like isoform X2, with product MASLNSRPLPAGLAAQQQGAATAPQSPRGAPGFAVAAAEKQGAAMVAAPPYPRGGAPGFAVVPQGAAPASPQGPPGFWVAPQQSAPAPSQVAPVVAPLQGAIGMAPQQQQQHFAPVMVPGSQQGMQMAVQPASMAMMMASMSQQAQAQAMAAHQPAQGMAPSQSLPTYLLSMMQMQQAQAGHMMETPPLPLGPPPLVQQQQQQQPSQADPAMTAQPPLPLRPPPVMLQQQTAQGGPVMMTQSPLPFSSPSVMLPQNPQINQMMMGQPQLSALPCKRQRVDQYDNPYGQHMTGHQQETTIFNTAMGQSFGPNLHNEFSSFGASMPSSLPKDATSTVYVDGLPNNCTRREVAHIFRQYMGFREVRLVNKGSSRHAICFVDFATPTHAFLAMRTLQVGDSVEVISSTNRILIHAF from the exons ATGGCCTCCCTGAACTCCCGGCCGCTCCCCGCGGGTCTCGCGGCCCAGCAGCAGGGCGCGGCGACCGCGCCGCAGTCGCCGCGAGGCGCCCCGGGGttcgccgtggcggcggcggagaagcaGGGCGCGGCaatggtggcggcgccgccgtaccCGCGAGGCGGCGCTCCCGGGTTCGCGGTGGTGCCTCAGGGGGCCGCGCCCGCGTCCCCGCAGGGCCCTCCAGGGTTTTGGGTGGCGCCTCAGCAgagcgcgccggcgccgtcgcaaGTTGCTCCCGTGGTGGCGCCGCTGCAGGGCGCGATCGGGATGgctccacagcagcagcagcagcatttcGCGCCTGTGATGGTGCCCGGCTCCCAGCAAGGTATGCAGATGGCCGTGCAGCCGGCGTCCATGGCTATGATGATGGCCTCGATGTCCCAGCAAGCCCAGGCACAGGCCATGGCTGCACACCAGCCAGCGCAAGGCATGGCGCCATCACAGTCTCTGCCCACGTACCTTCTGTCGATGATGCAGATGCAGCAAGCTCAAGCGGGGCACATGATGGAAACTCCACCTCTGCCGCTTGGCCCTCCGCCATTggtacagcagcagcagcagcagcagccttcaCAGGCCGATCCAGCGATGACGGCTCAACCCCCTCTGCCGCTCAGACCCCCACCGGTGATGCTGCAACAACAGACTGCACAAGGAGGCCCGGTGATGATGACACAATCACCTTTGCCATTCAGCTCTCCATCAGTGATGCTGCCGCAAAATCCACAGATCAATCAGATGATGATGGGACAGCCACAATTGTCTGCTCTACCATGCAAGCGCCAACGTGTTGACCAATACG ACAATCCTTATGGACAGCATATGACAGGCCATCAGCAGGAAACAACAATATTCAATACAGCAATGGGACAATCTTTTGGGCCTAACTTACACAATGAG TTTTCTTCTTTTGGTGCGTCTATGCCCTCCTCTCTTCCTAAAGATGCAACAAGCACCGTTTATGTTGACGGTCTCCCTAACAACTGTACAAGACGGGAAGTTGCAC ATATCTTTCGCCAATATATGGGGTTCCGCGAAGTGCGATTGGTCAACAAAGGGTCTAGTAGACATGCAATATGCTTTGTTGATTTTGCTACTCCTACGCATGCTTTTCTCGCTATGAGAACTCTCCAAG TTGGAGACAGTGTTGAG GTTATAAGTTCGACGAACAGGATCCTAATTCACGCATTTTGA
- the LOC120684912 gene encoding mediator of RNA polymerase II transcription subunit 15-like isoform X1 has protein sequence MASLNSRPLPAGLAAQQQGAATAPQSPRGAPGFAVAAAEKQGAAMVAAPPYPRGGAPGFAVVPQGAAPASPQGPPGFWVAPQQSAPAPSQVAPVVAPLQGAIGMAPQQQQQHFAPVMVPGSQQGMQMAVQPASMAMMMASMSQQAQAQAMAAHQPAQGMAPSQSLPTYLLSMMQMQQAQAGHMMETPPLPLGPPPLVQQQQQQQPSQADPAMTAQPPLPLRPPPVMLQQQTAQGGPVMMTQSPLPFSSPSVMLPQNPQINQMMMGQPQLSALPCKRQRVDQYDNPYGQHMTGHQQETTIFNTAMGQSFGPNLHNEFSSFGASMPSSLPKDATSTVYVDGLPNNCTRREVAHIFRQYMGFREVRLVNKGSSRHAICFVDFATPTHAFLAMRTLQGYKFDEQDPNSRILNLQFSHSPRMSSHGGY, from the exons ATGGCCTCCCTGAACTCCCGGCCGCTCCCCGCGGGTCTCGCGGCCCAGCAGCAGGGCGCGGCGACCGCGCCGCAGTCGCCGCGAGGCGCCCCGGGGttcgccgtggcggcggcggagaagcaGGGCGCGGCaatggtggcggcgccgccgtaccCGCGAGGCGGCGCTCCCGGGTTCGCGGTGGTGCCTCAGGGGGCCGCGCCCGCGTCCCCGCAGGGCCCTCCAGGGTTTTGGGTGGCGCCTCAGCAgagcgcgccggcgccgtcgcaaGTTGCTCCCGTGGTGGCGCCGCTGCAGGGCGCGATCGGGATGgctccacagcagcagcagcagcatttcGCGCCTGTGATGGTGCCCGGCTCCCAGCAAGGTATGCAGATGGCCGTGCAGCCGGCGTCCATGGCTATGATGATGGCCTCGATGTCCCAGCAAGCCCAGGCACAGGCCATGGCTGCACACCAGCCAGCGCAAGGCATGGCGCCATCACAGTCTCTGCCCACGTACCTTCTGTCGATGATGCAGATGCAGCAAGCTCAAGCGGGGCACATGATGGAAACTCCACCTCTGCCGCTTGGCCCTCCGCCATTggtacagcagcagcagcagcagcagccttcaCAGGCCGATCCAGCGATGACGGCTCAACCCCCTCTGCCGCTCAGACCCCCACCGGTGATGCTGCAACAACAGACTGCACAAGGAGGCCCGGTGATGATGACACAATCACCTTTGCCATTCAGCTCTCCATCAGTGATGCTGCCGCAAAATCCACAGATCAATCAGATGATGATGGGACAGCCACAATTGTCTGCTCTACCATGCAAGCGCCAACGTGTTGACCAATACG ACAATCCTTATGGACAGCATATGACAGGCCATCAGCAGGAAACAACAATATTCAATACAGCAATGGGACAATCTTTTGGGCCTAACTTACACAATGAG TTTTCTTCTTTTGGTGCGTCTATGCCCTCCTCTCTTCCTAAAGATGCAACAAGCACCGTTTATGTTGACGGTCTCCCTAACAACTGTACAAGACGGGAAGTTGCAC ATATCTTTCGCCAATATATGGGGTTCCGCGAAGTGCGATTGGTCAACAAAGGGTCTAGTAGACATGCAATATGCTTTGTTGATTTTGCTACTCCTACGCATGCTTTTCTCGCTATGAGAACTCTCCAAG GTTATAAGTTCGACGAACAGGATCCTAATTCACGCATTTTGAACCTACAGTTCTCTCACTCTCCTCGCATGAGCTCACATGGTGGGTACTAG
- the LOC120684939 gene encoding ras-related protein RABA3-like produces the protein MVARGDEAAAAEAARWEGEGEAEIDYVFKVVVVGDSAVGKTQLLARFTRDEFALDSKSTIGVEFQARTLTLHRKRVKAQIWDTAGQERYRAVTSAYYRGALGAMVVYDVTRRATFEHVPRWVEELRAHADGSTVVALIGNKADMPAARREVAADEAARLAEEQGLFFSEASALTGDNVERAFLTLLEEVFAVVSRRALELDEARRMRGEQGDGGAGGEVLSLRGTTVDLGSIMETSAMKKSSQCACS, from the exons ATGGTGGCGCGGGGAgacgaggcggcagcggcggaggcggcgcggtgggagggggagggggaggcggagaTCGACTACGTGTtcaaggtggtggtggtgggggacTCGGCGGTGGGGAAGACGCAGCTGCTGGCGCGCTTCACGCGGGACGAGTTCGCGCTGGACTCCAAGTCCACCATCGGGGTGGAGTTCCAGGCGCGCACCCTCACGCTCCACCGCAAGCGCGTCAAGGCGCAGATCTGGGACACCGCCGGCCAGGAGAG GTACAGGGCGGTGACGAGCGCCTACTACCGCGGCGCGCTGGGCGCCATGGTGGTGTACGACGTGACCCGGCGCGCCACGTTCGAGCACGTCCCGCGGTGGGTGGAGGAgctccgcgcgcacgccgaCGGCTCCACCGTCGTGGCGCTCATCGGGAACAAGGCCGACAtgcccgcggcgcggcgcgaggtggcggccgacgAGGCCGCGCGCCTCGCCGAGGAGCAGGGGCTCTTCTTCTCCGAGGCGTCCGCGCTCACGGGGGACAACGTGGAGCGCGCCTTCCTCACGCTCCTCGAGGAGGTCTTCGCCGTCGTCTCGCGCCGGGCGCTGGAGCTCGACGAGGCACGCCGGAtgcgcggcgagcagggcgatggcggcgccggcggcgaggtgctgTCGCTCAGGGGGACAACGGTGGACCTGGGCTCCATCATGGAGACCAGCGCCATGAAGAAGAGCTCGCAGTGCGCCTGCTCGTGA